A stretch of the Spirochaetota bacterium genome encodes the following:
- a CDS encoding MFS transporter, producing MNQERKITFKNLLSYGVGDIFGGGSFVVINLLFIYFLTDIAKLNPALAGLVVLAGKAWDAISDPIMGYISDTTRSKYGRRRIFFLLGILPIILSFIAMWLPFSSDSQIIKFIYYACAYVFFSTAFTMVMIPYSALNAEMTREYKDRTRLSGARLIFSQISSLISGTVPKMVVDAFTDKGEGFLVMSIIFSIFFALPWIIVFFGTWELPDVKVENKSLTDFFKNLLVIWTNRSFRVHIGLYICAYSALDLIMAMFIYYLTYYIQKPLIFTRCLGAMLVTQVLFLPVYVFIANRKGKGFSYRVGVSVWAIALVSTLLFDSATPLQYIIALSVLMGAGMSAGTMIPWAILPSVTDVGELITGKQQAGVYAGAMTFIRKLVQAVVLAVFGLVLQTIGYKANTVQSPETLEYLRLLFALAPSTLMLCGILISLKFKITPVTHPILIQEINRLKSGGSKDMVEPFVKKICEVLTGYNYENLFKKQ from the coding sequence ATGAATCAAGAAAGAAAAATAACTTTTAAAAATTTATTATCATATGGCGTTGGCGATATTTTTGGTGGAGGTTCATTTGTTGTTATAAATCTTTTATTCATATATTTCTTAACAGATATTGCAAAACTCAATCCTGCACTGGCTGGACTTGTTGTATTGGCAGGCAAGGCATGGGATGCAATCAGTGACCCAATCATGGGGTATATCTCTGATACTACCAGGTCAAAATACGGTAGACGCAGAATATTCTTTTTACTTGGGATATTGCCAATCATACTTAGCTTCATTGCCATGTGGCTGCCTTTTTCATCTGATAGCCAGATAATAAAATTTATTTATTATGCCTGTGCTTATGTATTTTTCAGTACAGCCTTTACCATGGTGATGATTCCATATTCGGCACTCAATGCTGAGATGACACGAGAATATAAAGACAGGACGCGCCTATCAGGAGCACGGTTGATCTTTTCACAGATATCATCCCTCATATCAGGTACCGTTCCCAAGATGGTTGTTGATGCATTTACGGATAAGGGTGAGGGGTTCCTTGTGATGAGTATTATATTTAGTATCTTTTTTGCATTGCCATGGATTATTGTATTTTTTGGAACATGGGAACTTCCTGATGTAAAGGTTGAAAATAAATCTCTTACCGATTTTTTTAAAAATCTCTTAGTTATATGGACAAACAGATCATTCAGAGTTCATATAGGGTTGTATATCTGTGCATATTCAGCGCTTGATTTAATCATGGCAATGTTTATTTATTATCTTACCTACTATATACAAAAGCCACTTATTTTCACCAGGTGTCTTGGTGCTATGCTTGTTACACAGGTTTTGTTTTTGCCGGTATATGTCTTTATAGCAAATAGAAAGGGCAAGGGCTTTTCATATCGCGTAGGGGTCAGTGTATGGGCGATAGCTCTTGTGAGTACTCTTTTGTTTGATAGCGCCACTCCGCTACAATATATCATTGCACTTTCAGTGCTTATGGGGGCTGGAATGTCGGCAGGAACAATGATCCCATGGGCAATATTGCCTTCAGTGACCGATGTTGGTGAGCTTATAACGGGAAAGCAACAGGCAGGGGTGTATGCAGGTGCCATGACATTTATACGTAAATTGGTACAGGCAGTTGTGCTTGCTGTATTTGGTTTAGTGCTGCAAACAATTGGATATAAAGCAAATACTGTTCAATCCCCTGAAACATTAGAGTATCTACGCCTGTTGTTTGCACTGGCACCATCAACGCTTATGCTCTGTGGCATTCTAATTTCCCTAAAATTTAAAATTACACCTGTAACCCATCCAATTCTTATTCAAGAAATTAACAGGTTAAAATCCGGTGGTAGCAAGGATATGGTTGAACCATTTGTTAAAAAAATTTGTGAAGTATTAACAGGATATAACTATGAAAATCTTTTTAAAAAGCAATAG